One window from the genome of Lepisosteus oculatus isolate fLepOcu1 chromosome 21, fLepOcu1.hap2, whole genome shotgun sequence encodes:
- the LOC102691251 gene encoding cytosolic 5'-nucleotidase 1A: protein MEQSENTIVNINVKQKDYNRAIVIAVSSDAIFNLEEEQKLSAEESKRETEKQLGTELLKPGTAFPFIKAAEMVNRKLLEKNPDETHLFDVILVSDNRPQIRTQLVNSAKHYGLDISRFCFFRNDDFVDHLQSNNVKLFLSTDKTNVCKTLKKGIPAALLFRQDAQAPTDQLRILFTGDDVLSNSAELGLRGGELAEPVDSKKELQNATAAKGAMKEFAGLIGEMRRKFGRDSSPLCTYLMTARSNKEVSSKVIQSLRGWGLEVDEAFFLVGAPEGPILAQIQPHILYSPGLQSLQKDQEDF from the exons ATGGAACAGAGTGAGAATACCATTGTGAACATTAATGTAAAACAG AAAGACTACAATCGAGCAATCGTGATTGCAGTCTCATCAGACGCGATCTTTAACCTGGAAGAGGAACAAAAGCTCAGTGCAGAGGAGAGCAAGAGAGAGACTGAAAAGCAGCTCGGGACTGAACTGCTGAAGCCAGGCACTGCCTTCCCCTTTATCAAG GCAGCTGAGATGGTTAACAGGAAACTGCTGGAGAAAAATCCTGatgaaacacatttatttgaTGTGATCCTTGTATCTGATAACAGACCCCAAATCCGCACGCAGCTAGTCAACAGTGCAAAGCATTATG GTTTGGACATCAGCAGATTTTGCTTTTTCCGTAATGATGATTTTGTAGACCACCTGCAGTCAAACAATGTGAAGTTGTTCCTGTCAACAGATAAGACCAATGTTTGCAAGACTCTGAAGAAAG GAATTCCAGCAGCTCTCCTGTTCAGGCAGGATGCCCAGGCACCCACAGACCAGCTGAGGATCCTCTTCACTGGGGACGATGTGCTCTCAAACAGCGCAGAGCTCGGGCTGAGGGGAGGAGAGCTCGCTGAACCTGTGGACTCCAAGAAGGAGCTTCAGAATGCAACTGCAGCAAAG gggGCAATGAAAGAGTTTGCAGGACTAATTGGGGAGATGAGAAGGAAGTTTGGCCGAGACAGCAGCCCCTTATGTACCTATTTGATGACAGCCCGGAGCAATAAGGAAGTGAGCTCCAAGGTAATACAGTCACTTCGCGGCTGGGGACTGGAGGTGGATGAAGCTTTTTTCCTGGTTGGAGCCCCAGAAGGACCTATTCTGGCCCAAATTCAGCCTCACATACTTTATTCTCCTGGTCTGCAGAGCTTGCAGAAAGACCAAGAAGATTTCTGA